The sequence CTTACCTGCGTAATTCCTAAGTAGGAAGCAATATGCCCCAACTGAACTCTTTGGATGAGATACGGTTTATCTCTCAGCAAATCTTTATACCGCTCCAAAGCCGTTTTGTACTGCCTTGAGATAATCAGTTCTTCGGTTTTGATCAGTTCACGTTCGGCAAATTTTCTTCCCCAATTGGCAATATTGATATCTTCATTAAATAAAGCTTTCAGTTTTGAAGTTTCCAATTGATAAAGTTCACAATCTTCCAAAAGTTCAATACTTTCATATCCCGGTTTTTCTTCAACGTAACTTTTCATTGAAACCACAGGTTCGCCTTCTGCTCCAAACCAGAAAGTGATGTCATTATTTTCAGACGACGCAAAAGCACGAACAATTCCCTTTTTCAAAAAGTAAATATGAGGAACAACTTTGTCAGATTCCATTAAAACAAGTCCCTTTGGATGCTTTACTTCAGTGATATGCTGCTTCAATTTTTTTTTAGAAGTGGTAGTAAGCGGGGAGATGTTATCAATAATTTCGTTGATATTCAT comes from Chryseobacterium sp. 3008163 and encodes:
- a CDS encoding Crp/Fnr family transcriptional regulator, which translates into the protein MNINEIIDNISPLTTTSKKKLKQHITEVKHPKGLVLMESDKVVPHIYFLKKGIVRAFASSENNDITFWFGAEGEPVVSMKSYVEEKPGYESIELLEDCELYQLETSKLKALFNEDINIANWGRKFAERELIKTEELIISRQYKTALERYKDLLRDKPYLIQRVQLGHIASYLGITQVSLSRIRAEIR